The proteins below are encoded in one region of Triticum aestivum cultivar Chinese Spring chromosome 1B, IWGSC CS RefSeq v2.1, whole genome shotgun sequence:
- the LOC123097673 gene encoding non-specific lipid-transfer protein 2: MKYLAQLVVALLAFSAVVLMVAPAGAEGATCNALQLTPCAGAIVGNAAPTASCCSKMKEQQPCMCQYARDPNLKQYVDSPNGKKVMAACKVPVPSC; this comes from the coding sequence ATGAAGTACTTGGCCCAGCTGGTGGTGGCGCTCCTGGCCTTCTCGGCGGTGGTGCTGATGGTGGCGCCGGCGGGCGCGGAGGGGGCGACCTGCAACGCGCTGCAGCTGACCCCGTGCGCGGGGGCCATCGTCGGGAACGCGGCGCCCACGGCGTCGTGCTGCAGCAAGATGAAGGAGCAGCAGCCGTGCATGTGCCAGTACGCGCGCGACCCCAACCTGAAGCAGTACGTCGACTCCCCCAACGGCAAGAAGGTCATGGCCGCCTGCAAGGTGCCCGTGCCATCCTGCTAA